GCTGAACATACACTTTCAGGACTCAAACAGCAATTCCTTTACCCAATAGAAATACAAAACTAATTAAGACTGGTAATTTTAGTCTTTCTGCCTTGAATAATTTGCCTCCATAGAATTATCTTCTCTCTCTTACTGCAATTATGGAGATTATATTTTGTTTGACATAAGAAAATTGCAACAGAAGACCCAAGagcaaatataaaatgagaaaaaaaaaagattaaaatttgcTAGGTAGAAAGCATATCCCTTTCAGCTTCTAATTCTGATAAAAAAATACACTATTGTTGTTGGATGACTTAATAAATACTattaagttcttaaaaataatgataccAAGAAATGTTGTCTTTTGAATATGTTTTGAGactttctgagattttttttcagtttatgtcATGTATTTATTGACTGATTTGTTGTGTCACTGAAACATTTTTTAGAAGGAAGGGACATCAGTTAGTATTatacaggaaaatataaaagctaaacaacctccaaatttattttaattgtaattttctcatttgtattatGTTGGAAACATTGAGCATCATCAAAAACACTTTTTAAGATAATTCCAACAGTTTCAAATTTGTTTACTAAAaatgctcaacctcactcatcatcagtgaaatgcaaatcaaaatcacaatgagatattattacctcacaccagtcagaatggctggtatcaaaaagacaagaaataataagtgttggcaaggatgtggagaaaagggaatgcttgtgcactgttgatgggaatgtaaattggtataagcACTGTGGAAAATCACagtatggaggttactcaaaaaattaaaagtagaaataccaaACCATCtggtaattccattactgggtatttatcctccaaaactgaaaaagatccatgtacccctatgtttattgcagccttatttacaatagcaaagatatagaagcagctcaagtgtccactgataaatgaataaagaagatgtagtatacatatatactggactatttctcagccataaaatgatgagatcttaccatttgtgacagcatggatggaACCAGGGGGTGtcaggttaagtgaaataagtctgaaagaaaaaagacaagtattatatgatttcacttacatgtggaatctaaaaaagtaaaacaaatgaacaaactgaaATAGAGTCATTAATGCggaaaacaaactgatagttTCCCAAGGGtagaggatgggtgaaataggtgagggCAATGAAGAGGTAcaaaactttcagttataaataagtcatggggatgaaaagtacagcacagggaatatagccAACACTATTGTAATAACGTTGCATGGTGACTGCACTTCTCTTGGTGAGCACAGAATAATGTATacaattgtcaaatcactatgttgtacacctgaaactgatataacattgtatgtcaactatacttaataacaataataaaaaagaaacaaaaatcctcaTATTTGTCTTTTAAGAAATCCTTTAGACCTGCCTGCAgacattattttctcttcattcagGGAAGAATGCATGTTGGCTAATTTtgataagaaaatgtgaaatttacTGTGAACTGGCTGAGAATCTAATTTATATGAATTTCTTtcaatcaataagaaaacacaaCTGGCACTTCAGGCACTTGCCAGAGACCTCAATATAAAATTGTTTGCTATTCAGTTTTTGTCAAATCCTAATCTTCTATTCCACTAATGGCATCTCAAAGCTACATATTTGGAGTATTATTCTAGTTCCTCAAAGAAACtcttatgaaaatataatttaatgtgCTCCCTCTACTTGCTGGGGattgatataattgacatagaaagaaaatgtttgcatttcttttttttttaaatactattgaAAATACTTTTCATTATCTTGTTCAGTGTCCAATATAttagaatcatttttttcctggagtttaTGAGGGGAAAAAATTTTTCTATCATCAGAATTTTAATATATCTTGTCATACTTCCTCTCAATTGCTGCATTTATTTTTAGCCTTAGTTTGCTAATACAAGCTCACTTTCTCATTTCATTACccagtcattattttatttttatttaatgatcatATGGTATctattttttaacaaaacattttaaattcattttggaaCTTGTGAGGTATAGGTAATAGTGAATACTGACATCACAagtatttgtaatttaaaattaaataattcattttggaaaatttattgCAAATGGACATAAAAAATAAGTTCAGCCAtgcaaaataatataaacaacaTGTGTTTGTTTATAAACACAATTCTGTATGGGGAACTCATTAAATAAAGAGTGGAGTCCATGATTTAAATTTGCCTATAACTTAGTGAAAAGTAATTTCCATCTtcctaaagtaatttttaaacctCTTACCATTTGTGGAAAACAAaatgtcaatttaaaaattattgttagacacttaaagggaatataagagaatataATCCATCGTCTTCATTTGTAGATGAGTGAAGTGAGGCCCAGAAAAGTTAAAGAAAGCTTTCTTAAAATTATACACATAAttagaggcagagctgggatgttCACCTGTGATTCTTCACTTCCAGTTcctattctcctcctcctccttttcctcctctccctttctctcttctttattttctctttcttactgtACCTACACTCTCCagctcagctttttaaaaattattttatttttcaataatctccacagccaacatggggctcaaacccacaaccctaacatcaagagttgcatgttccactgactcagccagccaggtgcccccagctcagcttttttttttttttttcagctcagcttttatatttctttttattctttatttgtgCTAAGTATccgttcttatttttttttaatttttttttatttatttatgatagtcacagagagagagagagagaggcagagacataggcagagggagaagcaggctccatgcacccggagcctgatgtgggattcgatcccgggtctccaggatcgcgccctgggccaaaggcaggcgccaaaccgctgcgccacccagggatcccagtatccgttcttattaaaaaaaaaaaacaaaacaaaaacaagattgATTTCTTCTTAAAACAAGCCACCTACTAAGAATAGAGGAAAAGACTGCTGTGTAATTGGAAAAAGCCAAATTGGGAAACTCTGATGGTATctacttttcaaagaaaatttatcaggtgcctggcactgtgctaagtcCCTTACAAACATTAGCTGATTAAAACTTACCACCAACTTATATTGTCTCTGTTGCATCAAAAGactaatttctatttaaattatatacaGATAATGTGGATTCTTTCTATCTTTGATCTAATCAAAACATGATATATTAGAATAGAATTTATAACTAATTGTTTGGTGGCTTTCACTGTGGTCCAAATTTCAGTTATCATACAGATTTGAGCTATTTTACATGAGTTTTTATTGAATCCCTGGTGAGCAACATTGGAGTGTAAAGTTGTCCTAGTGCTTTGTACTTAGAAACACATTTTAAGGTAACTTAATTTGTTGTCATGAGCAagacatgtttatatatatttcccaCTACTAATAAAGAGTGGTTTGAATTCAGAATgtccaaaaaaagaataaaggaaattacAATGTTAAAAAAGAGTGCTCAGAAAAACACATATTAAATAGTTTGAAGAATAAAGTGTGactttttcctattctttatttttactttttttctctctttttcctattctttaaatatgtgaaaacataggggaaggaaatggTAACAACCGTTCCCTATTGTTCACACCCAGGTGAATACAAACACAGATTTCAATTGTAGGAACTTTTGgaagtctcatgaataaaatacattACCCTTCATTTTAGGAATATATAGAACTAACATACAGATTTtcaaactaaaaaaatgaaaagtagggAAATAACATTACTTCTTGCagtagaaattcaaattaaaagatTTCATACTAAAGTCCTCTAGAATTCTATaatgcttgtgtgtgtatgtgtgtgtgtgtgtgtacaggtcCCTGATGGAATTGAAAAAATTAAGCAGGCTCTGAATAGTGCTTGACTTTCTCAGCTTTATTACTGGTAAAATCAGGATTGTATCAGCCAAGTCAAATGACATTTGAAAGTCTATGTATAGATGGTGGAAAGTAAAAGAGGTCATGGGTTACGGTCAAAGGCAGAAGAGTGACCAGTAGGTTATCTCTGTTAGTAATAGCTCCTCTTTGGTAGCCATACTCTTTGAGTTGGAGGTAACATAAGAAACAATTTGGCTTACAGATGGTTAGTGTGTTTTATAATATACATTGACATTATGGGAACCAAACTTTATAGTTAGCTTTTTCGCTACCATTAATATAACCTTTAACACATGAAGCCTTGTTCTATTATGATACAATTTCTAGAAATTGTTTCACATGTCTGCTAAACTTTATAACCTCATCATATCCCTGTTGTCTGGTACATAgcaaaagttaaataaatgacCAAATCCACTAACCCCAAGAGGTATATGGCTAGAAAGTGCCTTAGCAAGCATTGAGTCTAACACTTGTTTCACAGACATGGAAGATGACATAGTCCAGTGATTTGCTTAACTTCCAGCAAGTAATTAGTGAAAGAGCTAGAGCTAGAAGTCAGATTTGATGACACCCAGTTCATGGTTGACTTGAAGGCTACAACGTTTTGGATCTATAGCTTTGAGGATATAGGTCCACACTCACAGGCAGTTTCTGGGACCTTGAGGCTGTGATGTATTCATTCTTACTGAGTTGTAAAAGTGAATGAAGAGAGGAGTGCAGCTTTCAGCAGATCTGGCTCCTCTGGTGTTAGGATGACTGTCGTGTGTGTGCTAGGACTAACCACAATCAAGTCTCTGGGAAGGACTGAGGACTCTCAGTTAACTATAGGGATTACAATAGAATAAGCCAAAATAAAACCTCTAAAGTATTAGCAACTAtgccataaaataaaaagtgttttcaaAAAGACTAGGTAATAatcatttcaaataatttcacaAGGCTTTATCTATGTCATTTGctataaagacattttctttatctttgtacCTTCTATTTATGACGCTATTTTCAGATCTCAAAGCATGTAAAGATTTGAAGGctaaaaatattaagaactgTTTATAAAAGTAACCTGggggtttattttaaaatattttaaatttgggggcccctgggtggctcagtcagtcaggtggccaactcttgatttcagctctggtcatgatctcagagtcctgggatgaagcctgtatccgggctctgcattcagcagggatTTGGCTTGAggattctatctctccctctcttctctgcctctccttcccactatttctctctcaaataattaaatatatctttaaaaaataaaatacttaaaatttatttgatattaaGCTAGTGTTAACCAACGGATGTTAAACACATTTTTCCTCATTAGcaatgtccccccccccccctttttgtttgttttcaagtttcaaaatctgattgctctgtcttttcatttctttaggaaaaagTGATCCATGGTGTTTGCATGCCCCGAGGTTATCTTGAACTGATACCAAATCCTAAGGATGATGAAGTGGATCACATAAGAGCAACATGTTTTAATAGTGACATAGTCCTAATGCCAGAGCTCTCAACCTTTAGAGTCTTGCCATGGGCTGAGAGAACTGCAAGAGTGATATGTGACACATTCACTGTGACTGGCGAGCCTCTTTTGACTTCCCCAAGGTACATCGCAAAGAGGCAGCTGAGCCAGCTGCAGGACTCTGGCTTttccctgctctctgccttcatctatgatttttgcatttttgctgTGCCTGAAATTATCAATTCAAAGACCATATCTTTTCCTGCCTCCACATTGCTAAATAATCATGACCAGCCTTTCATCCAGGAACTCGTTGATGGTTTGTATCATACTGGAGCGAATGTCGAGAGTTTTTCCTCCTCTACCAGGCCTGGTCTGATGGAAATCTGTTTTTTGCCCGAATTTGGCATCAGTTCAGCTGATAATGCATTTACCCTCAGAACAGGTGTCAAAGAAGTGGCAAGGAAATATAATTACATCGCTAGCTTTTTCATCGAGACTGGATTTTGCAATTCAGGAATTTTGTCTCATAGTCTCTGGGATGTCGATGGGAAGAAAAATATGTTCTGCAGTAGTTCTGGAATTGAAGAGCTCACGATCACGGGGAAAAAATGGTTGGCAGGACTCTTGAAGCACTCGGCCGCTCTCAGCTGCCTGATGGCTCCTGCTGTCAGCTGCCGAAAGCGTTACTCCAAGGAGAGTAAAGACCTCAAGGAGAGCGTGCCTACGACGTGGGGATACAATGATAACAGCTGTGCTTTTAATATCAAGTGTCATGGTGAGAAAGGCACCCGGATAGAAAATAAACTGGGCTCCGCCACTGCAAATCCTTACCTGGTGCTGGCGGCGACTGTCGCCGCGGGCTTGGATGGACTTCAAAGCAGCGATGGTGTCCTGGCCAGTCCAGGTGACAGCACGGACCTGTATCCGTCAAAAGCTTCCGAGATCCCCTTGAAACTGGAAGACGCTCTTGTGGCGCTGGAGGAAGATCAATGTCTGAGACAGGCCCTGGGGGAAACGTTTATTCGCTATTTTGTTGCCATGAAAAAATATgatttggaaaatgaagaaacagatgccgagagaaataaattcttagaGTATTTTATTTAGGATAGAACCCTTAACTATTCTTTTGGAGATGTGACTTTTACTTAAGTAGCTGATCTCCCAGGAAGAAAAGATTGGATTTTtatcatcaacaacaaaaagactacCTATGCTTTCGCTCTTCTTCGTCTCGGTGGAACACTTGACAGATGACATGGGACTGCCGAGAGGATTCTGGTAGtagaaacaaacaataaagtTGTGGTGCAGCTGTAATATGCAAATTTCCCAGGTCTCGTTAGTCAGTCATCATTTCCTCTGTGTATGTTGACCTAGATTGAAACCTTCAGTTATTTCAGGCAACAGATACCTTCACACAATAAAAGAGTCTTAAGAATTACATAGCAAAATTTAAacgactgaaaaaaaaaaaaaaaagagaatttcaatCATGCACATACATTGTGACtgccagggagaaaaaaaatgcttactaATGCAATCTCACTAATCTCAACATATATAGGATGGATGCTCTatttcctgcccttcccccatccttCTGAAATTACCCTTCCTGTCAGCTAAACTGCAGATCATGAGGGTTAGGGTAACACTCTAGGGAATAGAGCCCGCAAAAGATGGAGTAACAAGGTGGAAGCTCTGCTTTGTGGAGCAAATTTTGCAAACATCATTGTGATCTTTCCAAATAATTGTAAAAAGTTATCAAAAGTAAGTCATGATGGCAAGTTAGCAGATAGTTTCATGTTACATCCCTTCTTTTTACCCTTCATTACTAGCTCCTGAAAGGCCTAGAAAGTTCAAGGCTGTACCGTCCacaagaaacaaactcagaagaaGTAAGATTTGATGGGGAGCAATGAGGTCAAATATTTGAAAGtcatgaaaatttttctttaaacaatatCTCATATAGAACCCAGATATAAAACACAGGTGGAAtgggtatgtgtgtgggggtgggtgggctcTTTGGGGATGGATGGGCTCTTTCTTCATGCTTTGTTCTGTTCTTTGAAGCTAAGATTTCAAAGACACCTGTAGTGCTTTGTGAAGTGTGAGAAGAACTGCCTATATAACCAGGACTATGCTTGTGGCTTAAATTTGTATTAAATGACTGGTTCTGCTGCCCAGAGAGGTTGATATGTCCCAGAGAATACTAAATGTTCCAGACCTTCATTTGAATGAGATAATATTGGAACTATCACTAAAGTTTAGCTTCTTTGGGGAAAAATCTAAAATCCACTGACTAGAAAATGAAAACCCTATTCTCCTGCTTAGAATCAAACAAGAGATTTTATTGTTCAATTAAACCTGACAGTGGTCTTGATTTAGATAGCAAACACAAAAGCAGAGGATTACACTTGGCTCAGATCCTCCTATTCAAATTCATAGTACCCAGTAGCTTAAATAGTAAAAGTCATCTGTCCTTTACTAATCATTCccctcttttctcctttgagCAGAGATGTGTTTGAATACATAAGAATAATGTTCTTGGTGTATTAAAAGGTAGAGGAAAAGACAGCgcagggcaggtggggaaggaaaggaatcTGCCTTGAAACGTCTGAGAATGAAATCCCACACATTATGCCATGGGAAGGATAGTAGGGAGGAACGAACCCCATGGCAGCTCACTAGTTATTTACTATATCCATTCTCCGTCTGTTCTCAGGAATAGTACCTAAATGTGTCAGTTGGGAACacactatggaaaataaaaatcacatttctgagTTCCCACTGTGGCTGAATGTGGTTGTGTTATTAGATTCAGGCCAAAGAGATGGAAGTAGAAGTGTTGTATGGAAGCTCTGGGAAAGTTCTTTAAAGGACAGATACTCTATTTCTTGCCCTTTCTCTGTCCTGCCTTTGCCCTTCCTGTTGGCTAACCTGCAGGTATTGTGGCTACAGTAATGCTCTTGGGAATGGAGTCCACACATTATGGAGTAACAAGGTGGAAGCTCTGCTTTGTGTAGCTGAGCTCTGTTTGCCTACATTCAGATTTTTacctggaagagaaagaaactatCTCCTTTAAGGCACACTGATTTGGGGTCTTTGTTATTGTAACATAACTTACTTTCCTTCCTACTTGtgagtgtgactgtgtgtgtatgtgtacatgagTGCTTGTGTCTGAgtgaatgtgtatgtatgtgtgtggggaaAACATTTGAGGAGTTTGGggataaaagaataaagatataagaaacagtgaaagacCACTTCCtcaatctccctctccctctttttttctttttgagagagacaaagagagagagcaattATGCACTAAGgaacaggagggagggacagagggagagggagagagagaatcttaagcagcctcctgCTGACAGTGGAGCTGATCatgaggttcaatcccaggatcctgagattgtgacctgagccaaaatcaagaggcagtcacttaattgactgtgccacccaggtgcccctcaatcttttcactttttgagaaGAGAATCTAAATTAGAGGGATACAcacatgtaaaaaaacaaaacaaaacaaaacaaaaaacaaacaaacaaaaacaaaccctgtGCTGACTCCCACCCTAACAGAGCTGTATAAACACCCcagtgggaaaacaaaacaaaacaaagcaaaacacccTTGTGGGGCCTTCATGAAGCATAGCTAGCGCTTTGGCTTGGCTTTTCCACAACAGATAAAAGATGTTATAAAAATTCTGCTAATCAAGTTGTTTGTAGCCTCCTCCTCTTACATTATATTAGCATAACTTAAAAAACACAATATTCAGGATGGCAGTGTGAGGGAATTATGTAACTAGCAATAATACCTTCAGCGTTAATTGTACCACAATGAGTTGACAGAAAATATTCAGCCGTGTGTTACCAATCAATAAGTTGATGTGACAATCTTCACAGAGACTTCCCTTAGGTGTGTGCTGATGTATATTTTTGTTCTGTGAGGTAAACCCAAAGTAAACATGGGCCAGGAGTAAAGCTTAGGGCTAAAGAAGAATTGGGTAGATGTAAAAATTCaattatctgtttcttttctatttcctttatctGTTCACAAGCTTTCTATCTCAGaggggacttttttttaaagatttttttatttattcatttgagagtgagagagagcaccagaaagcataagaaagcatgagcagggggaggcgcagagggagagggagaaggaaactcgcagctgagcagagagcctgagtggggctccattttaggatcataacctaagccgaaggcagatacttaaccaacctagccacctaggcacccctcagaGGAGACTTTCTGCTGATTCTTCTACCTTTTTAGTCTAGGCAAGAGGGTGAGACACTCACTCAACAGCATTTATTTAGCACATTTTGTGTGCTAAGCCTTCTGCTGGGAGCCAAAGTACCAGGCTAGAcccagaaaaagaagatgagCAGACAATGAAAATGTGTTGGATCTGTGTATGTTCAGCagaacagaatcttttttttttttttttggtagaccCAATGCTGAAAAAATCTATTTGGACGGCTGCTTTATGGCTTGAAAAGGATGCTTTATGAATCTCTTTACAGAAattactttcttattttcatttactatAATTGTTCTAATCAAAGCTTAGGGGAAAATGTGATTACTGAATTTAAAGTTGGTTATTAAATGAGTATACataagaaatgtaaatgaaaaactgTAATGTTTTAAGACTAGAAACTAAAACATTAGTATCATAGTAAGAAGTATCTATTTTCAAGGACACTTTATgatctaaaatttcattttacagtGTCTGAATAATAGCAAAGCTTGAAATGATGATTTGAAGGCAATGAAAGATCTAAAAACTTTAATATGAGTAAAAATCGAAAGTGCACAGTAAGGTCTGAACTTATCAGCAATGTACAACAGTTCATTGACATATCTCCAGTCTCCTGTTTAACAAAATAGACTTACCGATATGTTTTCCATGTAGGTATTATTGGACAATACCTTTAATCCTAGGTTTCCTACTACAAGTATCTCTAAACATTACATATATGCACAGTGCCTTACATCTTCCGTTAAAGTGTTTTTCATGTTGCCTGTAGTTAGCAGTTTATGGGATAGATTTCCTAAGTAGAATGTGAGTTCCAAGAATGAAGGGCACAGATCTTATTCATATTAGTGCTTATATTTCTTATTCCTTGCAGATGTTCtggaattcaataaatgtttaatcaAGTAATCAATGTATATAGCATCAGCATAAGTTCTATGCTTGTACAGTATGATACTGTCACACATGTTCACATGTCCAGAGAGAGTGAAAAGTAGAAATGGAGACAGCTGAGAGAATCAATGATTTGTGGTTGGTTATTGccctgaaatttctttctttctttcttttttaaagattttacttatttattcatgagaaacacacagagagaggcagaggcagagggagaagcaggcttcccatggggatcccaatgtgggacttgatcccaggaccctagggtcataacctgagctgaaggcaggcgatcaaccactgagtcacccaggcacccagccctGAAATATCTGCCATTAGATGAACTTCTTTAGCTTCTCTATTTCTAGGAACTCTTGAGTAAACAATTTCCTCAGCTTGATGTGGAGTCGTCAaacacagagagcagagaggagtgGTTATGCTTTTTGGCCACATCAAACCCTTGTGTAACTTTCTTCTGTTTATAGAATTTCTTTTGTCTCCTCTCATCCAAGCTAGAAGTTAGAACCTCAACTTTCCTGTTTTTCTGGCAGCCATGGTACAGTGTCTTCCAATCAAACACAATCATTTACCCCTCATGGACTCCACTCTAGGTAAATCTGAGGAGGCAGCAGTGACAAGTGGTAGCCTCCTGGGGTGGCATTGGTGGTACTGTTCCCAGTGACAGTGGCTTTGGAACTCTGCACAACAGTTGGTATACCTTCTAAACCTGCTTTTCTTACCCTCCCAGATTCTGTGACTTACCTAATATCtcttaataaattcattttctgcttaaaatagCTAGAATTTGCAAAAAGACTGGAAAACAGTACACAAGGATACACAAGGAACAAGAAACTTGGGTA
The Canis aureus isolate CA01 chromosome 7, VMU_Caureus_v.1.0, whole genome shotgun sequence genome window above contains:
- the LGSN gene encoding lengsin; the protein is MTHQSLVFIFYYLPDHSGKSLHGIHHLQCLFQNTRDEGNETEASRMSKLRRTRKKVTKQHIFSTEVGEMDVSNSKERIRSQMVCHTLGNMSKPVVGPGSADSHLPQDDKDSENQTTVIKPSPLKTSASAPCSEFNTNSNHADNTWEDTQIPTTPHLSSRMKHIKQEMAKNHLQFVRFEATDLHGVSRSKSIPAHFFQEKVIHGVCMPRGYLELIPNPKDDEVDHIRATCFNSDIVLMPELSTFRVLPWAERTARVICDTFTVTGEPLLTSPRYIAKRQLSQLQDSGFSLLSAFIYDFCIFAVPEIINSKTISFPASTLLNNHDQPFIQELVDGLYHTGANVESFSSSTRPGLMEICFLPEFGISSADNAFTLRTGVKEVARKYNYIASFFIETGFCNSGILSHSLWDVDGKKNMFCSSSGIEELTITGKKWLAGLLKHSAALSCLMAPAVSCRKRYSKESKDLKESVPTTWGYNDNSCAFNIKCHGEKGTRIENKLGSATANPYLVLAATVAAGLDGLQSSDGVLASPGDSTDLYPSKASEIPLKLEDALVALEEDQCLRQALGETFIRYFVAMKKYDLENEETDAERNKFLEYFI